Proteins from a single region of Tamandua tetradactyla isolate mTamTet1 chromosome 12, mTamTet1.pri, whole genome shotgun sequence:
- the C12H14orf132 gene encoding uncharacterized protein C14orf132 homolog isoform X1 has translation MIVKLRKTQFPSGDQLPMMGGAFMDSPNEDFSTEYSLFNSSANVHAASSGQGQAEEPARSSNDAVLLWIAIIATLGNIVVVGVVYAFTF, from the exons ATGATTGTAAAGCTTAGAAAGACCCAGTTCCCATCTGGAGATCAG cTGCCCATGATGGGAGGCGCTTTCATGGACTCGCCCAATGAGGACTTCAGCACGGAGTACTCCCTGTTTAACTCCTCTGCCAACGTGCACGCGGCCTCCAGCGGCCAGGGCCAGGCGGAGGAGCCCGCGCGCTCCTCCAACGACGCCGTGTTGCTGTGGATCGCGATCATCGCGACGCTGGGCAACAtcgtggtggtgggggtggtgtaCGCCTTCACCTTCTGA
- the C12H14orf132 gene encoding uncharacterized protein C14orf132 homolog isoform X2 produces the protein MDLSFMAAQLPMMGGAFMDSPNEDFSTEYSLFNSSANVHAASSGQGQAEEPARSSNDAVLLWIAIIATLGNIVVVGVVYAFTF, from the coding sequence cTGCCCATGATGGGAGGCGCTTTCATGGACTCGCCCAATGAGGACTTCAGCACGGAGTACTCCCTGTTTAACTCCTCTGCCAACGTGCACGCGGCCTCCAGCGGCCAGGGCCAGGCGGAGGAGCCCGCGCGCTCCTCCAACGACGCCGTGTTGCTGTGGATCGCGATCATCGCGACGCTGGGCAACAtcgtggtggtgggggtggtgtaCGCCTTCACCTTCTGA